One Glaciihabitans arcticus DNA window includes the following coding sequences:
- a CDS encoding alpha/beta fold hydrolase, with amino-acid sequence MTDVVLLHGWPGSTDDFRRVVPLLPDGVNPIVPQLRGFGEAFDGPLPVEEGTATAHAQRVIAALDGPAVFAGYDIGSRVAQTIARIAPELVLGLVVTPAYPGIGDRRNEPRMQEHFWYQHFHRSGLATTLIDGNPQAVRDYLAFIWGQWTSDPSLIEGPEFDALVASYARPGAFTASIQWYNSNRTPAPETPVATPTVMLWPAGDPLFPIEWADKVDEWFPDARLEILETSAHFVPLEAPAKFAEAIISLLPS; translated from the coding sequence ATGACCGACGTTGTACTGCTGCACGGCTGGCCGGGTTCAACGGATGACTTTCGCCGCGTCGTCCCGCTGCTGCCGGATGGAGTGAACCCGATCGTTCCGCAACTGCGCGGCTTCGGTGAAGCCTTCGACGGGCCGCTGCCTGTGGAGGAGGGGACAGCGACCGCCCACGCGCAACGCGTCATCGCAGCGCTCGATGGCCCCGCGGTGTTCGCCGGCTACGACATCGGCTCTCGCGTCGCGCAGACGATCGCCCGCATCGCGCCGGAGCTCGTGCTCGGCCTCGTCGTGACGCCTGCGTACCCCGGCATCGGCGATCGGCGCAACGAGCCGCGGATGCAGGAGCACTTCTGGTACCAGCACTTCCACCGGTCCGGCCTCGCGACAACGCTCATCGACGGCAACCCGCAGGCTGTACGCGACTACCTCGCCTTCATCTGGGGGCAGTGGACGAGCGATCCGTCCTTGATCGAGGGCCCCGAGTTCGACGCCCTGGTCGCGAGCTACGCCCGGCCCGGAGCCTTCACCGCGAGCATCCAGTGGTACAACTCGAACCGCACGCCCGCGCCCGAGACCCCGGTCGCGACGCCGACGGTGATGCTGTGGCCGGCGGGCGACCCGTTGTTCCCGATCGAGTGGGCCGACAAGGTCGACGAGTGGTTTCCGGATGCCCGGCTCGAGATCCTGGAGACCTCAGCCCACTTCGTGCCGCTCGAGGCTCCCGCGAAGTTCGCGGAGGCAATCATCTCCCTCCTCCCGAGTTAA
- a CDS encoding EamA family transporter: MKSTTLGLIIAVLAAATFGMSGAFIKPLLEAGWSPAAAVTLRALIGGLVLLPVALVLIRGRWAALWRGRWRVLGMALIGVAATQLVYFAAVQRIPVGTAILIEYMAPLLLVAVAWVTTRKMPKAVVLIGSVVALIGLVLVVSPGGGGSLDLLGLGFAALSTVGCAVYYVIAARPSDGLPPVALAAAGLVIGGLALGLVGLVGIVPFELPLVDVPMLGMLAPWWVPLLIVGIIATGFAYAASITASEMLGSRLASFLGLLEVVAAALYAWILLGENLTLPQLLGGGLILAGIAFVRSEKATPEAALATVTEPVEVQPVETGKTAVNSRP; encoded by the coding sequence ATGAAGTCGACAACCCTCGGTCTCATCATCGCAGTGCTCGCTGCCGCGACCTTCGGAATGTCCGGCGCGTTCATCAAGCCGCTGCTCGAGGCCGGCTGGTCGCCGGCGGCCGCCGTCACCCTCCGCGCGCTCATCGGCGGGCTCGTGCTGCTGCCGGTCGCGCTGGTGCTGATTCGCGGACGCTGGGCCGCCCTCTGGCGCGGCCGTTGGCGGGTGCTGGGCATGGCGCTCATCGGTGTCGCCGCCACCCAGCTCGTCTACTTCGCCGCCGTGCAGCGCATTCCCGTCGGCACCGCCATCCTCATCGAGTACATGGCACCGCTGCTGCTCGTTGCCGTCGCGTGGGTCACGACCCGCAAGATGCCCAAGGCTGTTGTGCTCATCGGCTCGGTCGTCGCACTCATCGGCCTCGTGCTGGTCGTCTCGCCAGGCGGTGGAGGATCCCTCGACCTGCTCGGCCTCGGCTTCGCCGCCCTCTCGACCGTCGGTTGCGCCGTCTACTACGTGATCGCCGCTCGCCCGAGCGACGGCCTGCCGCCGGTCGCCCTCGCTGCCGCCGGCCTCGTCATCGGCGGCCTCGCCCTCGGGCTGGTCGGACTCGTCGGCATCGTGCCGTTCGAACTTCCTTTGGTGGATGTCCCGATGCTCGGCATGCTCGCACCCTGGTGGGTCCCGCTGCTCATCGTCGGCATCATCGCCACAGGTTTCGCGTATGCCGCAAGCATCACGGCCAGCGAAATGCTCGGCTCGCGTCTCGCGTCATTCCTCGGACTGCTCGAGGTGGTGGCGGCTGCGCTCTACGCGTGGATACTTCTGGGGGAGAACCTCACCCTGCCGCAGCTGCTCGGAGGCGGGCTCATCCTCGCCGGCATCGCGTTCGTGCGGTCCGAGAAGGCGACGCCCGAGGCCGCTCTTGCGACGGTCACGGAGCCTGTGGAAGTGCAGCCTGTCGAAACCGGCAAGACGGCCGTAAACTCGCGCCCATGA